One window of Metopolophium dirhodum isolate CAU chromosome 3, ASM1992520v1, whole genome shotgun sequence genomic DNA carries:
- the LOC132942059 gene encoding uncharacterized protein LOC132942059: MRKTRAFTTTVKMSKFSKSHNCCILCLKSPLKVPYLRLHQFPTNEEKRNIWLNACGLQADEYSPNRKLCSRHFDEPCYSKCGYRLKSDAIPTKYLKGQIIRPYFQLPEYKLKNDELLSSLQPSKSETVNVNSKLKQCI, translated from the exons ATGCGCAAAACT agGGCCTTTACTACGACTGTGAAAATGAGCAAATTTAGCAAGTCACACAACTGTTGTATTTTATGTCTGAAATCGCCATTGAAAGTACCTTATCTTAGATTGCATCA atttCCAACAAATGAAGAGAAAAGAAATATATGGTTGAATGCTTGTGGTTTGCAAGCTGATGAATATTCGCCAAATCGAAAGTTATGTTCTAGACATTTTGATGAACCTTGTTATAGCAAATGTGGTTATCGTTTAAAATCAGATGCGAttcctacaaaatatttaaaaggtcAAATCATACGACCATATTTTCAACT acctgaatacaaattaaaaaatgatgaaCTATTGAGTTCTCTTCAGCCATCGAAATCTGAAACTGTAAATGTTAATTCCAAACTCAAACAATGTATttag
- the LOC132941998 gene encoding uncharacterized protein LOC132941998, translating to MIKILVPTLSIGYNSGRATTPAIKRYNCASRKMELKPTGLFPNTVKLNIVDSSEPGSSIDLKNDLLGDPIEENGTACNTDLKLIDISELENLRDKCSELQNQIDYFYFTEKTFNGRKKMFTYYTGLDSIDVFNLILEQIKHGLTANSQRLNEFQKLLLCDCV from the exons ATGATAAAAATTTTGGTACCGACCTTAAGCATAGGCTATAACTCGGGAAgag CTACTACTCCTGCAATTAAAAGGTACAATTGTGCAAGTAGAAAAATGGAATTAAAACCTACGGGTTTATTTCCaaatactgtaaaattaaacattgttGATTCTTCTGAACCCGGTTCGagcattgatttaaaaaatgatttgttggGTGATCCTATTGAAGAGAATGGAACAGCTTGTAATACTGACCTTAAGTTAATAGATATCAGCGAGTTGGAGAATTTACGAGATAAGTGTTCTGAATTACAAAAtcaaatagattatttttacttcactgaaaaaacatttaatgggcggaaaaaaatgttcacttatTACACAGGACTGGATTCaattgatgtttttaatttaatattggagCAAATTAAACATGGACTTACTGCTAATAGTCAGAGATTAAACGAATTTCAAAAACTTCTATTGTGTGATTGTGTCTAA
- the LOC132940692 gene encoding uncharacterized protein LOC132940692: MCVTCKEKKKENRNISGAINFTSNFRLHMKRLHMSELEACDAYLKVGGPKRASTSNDNSQIPTRQRKLTEYKSTADHKQKKLDENIMRYIILGMKPLSTVKDEHFIKIFKDLDCDLTIYSRRTLSHRIDGDYKKINGAIKNLFEMKQLLVTTTADIWSTKHHSFMGVTAHWIDSITLERQSCVLACNRFTGKHSYDRVTEMLYNILGEFSLRRVQVVSTITDNGSNFVKAFKEFGCENNDVQCLQFRPIVPDNNANEGDQIMLLPHHLRCASHTLSLIATSDFMKAIKSIPVNRLHLTAIEKCNFLWNMSRRPKSAEVIKNLDIEYLDEFVILLKPIACALDYLQGQINFYYGVLLPTLFSLKHRLESLKEKQLRLLSSMIAPLILSLSNRFDSFLNLKPEANTILAICFHTTFKLLQNKVVQKLNLIQVQSQSQNLLLFFLLNQTSSDNSQVVCFSAHKYFIVDSSTDYWSLEPLSVNIKILCAVCLSFNGIYGSAWITLGLSPYHSELSQFEYHRDLSQLKVINNDGIHIFVDMSYIYMVIQRVPKLKYLLRPAPIQVSWLGYLNTSCATWMDYLITDKICSSPEPVHTNQIIFVGDITNRSFLIYVDTLSVITKVANWEAVTHDTHSFSIN; the protein is encoded by the exons ATGTGTGTAACAtgtaaagagaaaaaaaaagaaaacagaaATATTTCAGGAGCAATAAATTTCACATCAAATTTTCGACTACATAtgaaa agATTGCATATGTCAGAATTGGAAGCATGTGATGCATACTTAAAAGTCGGAGGACCTAAAAGAGCAAGTACATCAAATGATAATTCTCAAATTCCAACAAGACAAAGGAAACTAACTGAATATAAAAGTACTGCtgatcataaacaaaaaaaattagacgAAAATATTATGCGTTACATTATTCTTGGTATGAAACCACTGTCTACAGTGAAAGATgaacatttcataaaaatatttaaag ATTTAGATTGTGATCTTACAATATACTCTCGAAGAACTCTTAGTCACCGTATAGAtggtgattataaaaaaataaatggcgCAATTAAAAATCTGTTTGAAATGAAACAGTTGTTGGTTACGACAACTGCTGATATTTGGTCCACCAAACATCACAGTTTTATGGGTGTTACAGCACACtgg atTGATTCAATTACATTAGAACGACAAAGCTGTGTACTAGCATGTAACCGTTTTACTGGAAAACATTCATACGATCGTGTGACTGAAATGCTTTATAACATTTTGGGTGAATTTTCTCTGCGGCGTGTACAAGTGGTATCAACAATTACCGATAATGGAAGCAATTTCGTGAAAGCCTTTAAAGAATTTGGTT GTGAGAATAATGATGTACAATGTCTGCAATTTAGACCAATTGTCCCTGATAATAATGCAAATGAAGGTGATCAGATTATGTTGCTACCTCACCATTTGAGATGTGCCAGCCATACTTTAAGCTTGATAGCTACTTCTGATTTCATGAAAGCTATTAAAAGTATACCAGTTAATAGATTACATTTAACAGCCATTGAAAAGTGCAATTTTTTGTGGAACATGTCCAGACGTCCAAAATCTGCTgaagttataaaaa atTTAGATATAGAGTATTTAGATgagtttgtaattttattaaagccAATTGCATGTGCTTTAGATTATTTGCAaggccaaattaatttttactacgGTGTATTATTACCAACATTATTTTCACTCAAACACCGGCTTGAATcgttaaaagaaaaacaattaaggCTTTTGTCTTCTATGATAGCTCCATTAATATTATCCTTGTCTAATAGATTtgattcttttttaaatttaaaacctgaAGCTAATACTATTTTAGCTATATGTTTTCACACTACATTTAAATTAC TGCAAAACAAAGTAGTTCAGAAATTGAATCTCATTCAGGTGCAGAGTCAGAGTCagaatcttttattattttttcttctgaACCAGACTAGTTCAGACAACAGTCAA GTAGTTTGCTTCAGTGCACATAAATACTTTATAGTAGACTCAAGTACTGACTATTGGAGTTTGGAACCATTGtctgttaatattaaaatattatgtgcggTTTGCTTGAGTTTTAACGGCATCTACGGCTCTGCATGGATCACTCTGGGCCTCAGTCCTTATCATAgtga gTTGAGTCAATTTGAATACCATAGAGATTTATCACAActcaaagttataaataatgatgGAATCCATATATTTGTTGACATGAGTTATATTTACATGGTTATACAAAGGGTGCCCAAACTTAAATATTTGCTAAGACCGGCTCCAATTCAAGTTTCATGGCTTGGTTATCTGAATACTAGTTGTGCTACATGGATGGATTACTTGATTACAGATAAAATATGTTCTTCTCCTGAACCGGTCCacacaaatcaaattatttttgttggtgATATCACAAACAGAAGTTTCCTAATTTATGTCGACACATTGTCTGTTATTACTAAAGTAGCTAATTGGGAAGCTGTTACACATGATACACACAGCTTCTCAATTAACTAA